In Fibrobacter sp. UWB2, one DNA window encodes the following:
- a CDS encoding type IA DNA topoisomerase, translated as MILLVAEKPSVANQHYKPMLERIEGEKFTQGDGCLIGKNHCITWCVGHLITLAPLDAYPGFEGGWRLSNLPLLPEKFKLMEIESTRKQLAVVRDMMARADVLVNGADAGREGNLIFDLILDYTPDFRKKQIKRLWVNSYVAKDLDKAWKNLEDATERLNLSYAARLRQRADWMVGLNATRAYTLTAGRGKMISVGRVQTPTLNLVVERDAIVEQFKELFYYSVVGTWKGFQAQLVKSETKEEKGDSGTPVDEKVAADKQSNLKVAIFEKEEPAQAVIDKCSPPEEAAIAKVDIQQKKQFPQKPFDLTELQKEGNKRFKYSAQQVLDCAQNLYEKKLLTYPRTDSQYLPDTMQQEAYALAQRLASPQEKSVMRDGNENFVFINSSKVTDHFAIIPTGEEPQNLPEMEENIYKLAKERFVQAWLKPYVWSEMEVLLDAANTEIFRLKLKRNEDLGFRALVKEEKKKGKKKGDSRSEAGMTNDAKGADAEGKGDGDDITNIVETFPEWNLGDHAPFDNLELQKKKKSKPKYFTEATLLAAMKTAGKQIENEELAEAMKERGLGTPATQAGIIETLKKRGFIEAQKNYLVSTQRGREVIALMDEKVKSPEMTGEWEFKLSQVEKGKLTPIEFRDGIVNYVKELFEHLRQKYGSQFERETVTDAIPCPKCSSPLEITPWGYVCKNEECGFKAGHTIAGRTLSHAEMATLLKTGKSDLLSGFKSKKGTTFSATLTLGDDGNIGFEFSDDARAKTPTNYKCPKCGKTLLDSGNRLICEGSDVTTSNNENGDPTLTPDTAPTCDFVFYKTIAGHVMSDEEIAELFNNGTTQIISGFLTKKGTTFNAKVVWDKDFKATFAFENDGHFHGTETKFNCPLCKKKLEENKNAIFCPACNFTLFKSVAGKKLRVADIKALLTGGKTELLTGFKSKKGTEFDAYLKLGEDGRTNFEFVHRDLPCPCCGDQLRFRSGTTTQTPNGEVQTLAAYVCMNPACNYGIPKIFFKREFSDEEVETLLKNKSTPILEPFKKNDTTFRAALELREGGKIAFNKLTVEVIKKG; from the coding sequence ATGATTTTACTCGTCGCCGAAAAACCATCCGTAGCCAATCAGCATTACAAGCCGATGCTGGAGCGTATTGAGGGTGAAAAGTTTACGCAAGGCGACGGGTGCCTGATCGGCAAGAACCATTGCATCACGTGGTGCGTGGGTCACTTGATTACGCTTGCGCCGTTGGACGCCTATCCCGGTTTCGAGGGCGGTTGGCGACTTTCGAACTTGCCGCTTTTGCCCGAAAAATTCAAGTTGATGGAAATCGAGAGCACGCGAAAGCAGCTCGCGGTTGTGCGTGACATGATGGCAAGGGCGGATGTTCTTGTAAACGGAGCGGATGCGGGCCGTGAAGGTAATTTGATTTTCGACTTGATTCTCGACTACACGCCGGACTTTCGCAAAAAACAAATCAAGCGTTTGTGGGTGAACAGCTATGTGGCGAAAGATTTGGACAAGGCTTGGAAGAATCTGGAAGACGCTACAGAGCGTTTGAACTTGAGCTATGCGGCAAGGCTCCGCCAGCGTGCCGACTGGATGGTCGGACTGAATGCGACTCGTGCTTACACGCTCACCGCCGGGCGCGGAAAGATGATTTCTGTGGGGCGTGTGCAGACGCCGACGCTGAACTTGGTCGTGGAACGCGATGCAATTGTTGAGCAATTCAAGGAACTGTTTTATTACAGTGTTGTGGGAACGTGGAAAGGGTTCCAGGCGCAGCTCGTCAAAAGCGAAACGAAAGAGGAAAAAGGCGATTCCGGCACGCCTGTAGATGAGAAAGTCGCGGCAGACAAGCAAAGCAATTTAAAAGTTGCGATTTTCGAGAAAGAAGAACCTGCCCAAGCTGTCATAGACAAATGTTCGCCGCCAGAAGAAGCGGCAATTGCAAAGGTTGACATCCAACAAAAAAAGCAGTTCCCGCAAAAGCCATTCGACTTGACGGAACTGCAAAAAGAGGGCAACAAGCGTTTTAAATACAGCGCCCAGCAAGTTCTCGACTGCGCACAAAACTTGTACGAAAAGAAGTTGCTCACCTACCCGCGTACGGATTCGCAATACCTGCCGGACACGATGCAGCAAGAAGCTTACGCGCTTGCACAAAGGCTTGCCTCGCCGCAAGAAAAATCCGTCATGCGCGATGGCAATGAGAACTTTGTCTTCATCAACTCCAGTAAAGTCACAGACCACTTTGCCATCATCCCCACAGGAGAAGAACCGCAAAATCTCCCTGAAATGGAAGAGAACATCTACAAGCTCGCCAAGGAACGCTTTGTGCAGGCATGGCTTAAGCCGTATGTTTGGAGCGAAATGGAAGTTCTGCTGGATGCCGCTAACACCGAAATCTTTAGGCTAAAACTCAAGCGAAATGAAGATTTAGGTTTCCGCGCGCTCGTCAAGGAAGAAAAGAAGAAAGGCAAGAAAAAGGGAGATTCCCGCTCGGAGGCGGGAATGACAAACGATGCGAAGGGCGCAGATGCTGAAGGCAAGGGCGATGGCGACGATATCACAAACATCGTCGAGACATTCCCCGAATGGAATCTCGGAGACCACGCGCCATTTGACAACCTAGAACTGCAAAAGAAAAAGAAGAGCAAGCCCAAGTACTTCACCGAAGCTACGCTCCTTGCCGCAATGAAAACGGCTGGCAAGCAAATCGAAAATGAAGAACTTGCTGAAGCCATGAAGGAACGCGGTCTCGGAACGCCGGCCACGCAAGCAGGCATCATCGAGACGCTCAAAAAACGCGGATTCATCGAAGCGCAAAAGAATTACCTTGTCAGCACCCAGCGCGGACGCGAAGTCATCGCGCTCATGGACGAAAAAGTCAAATCGCCCGAAATGACCGGCGAATGGGAATTCAAGCTTTCACAAGTTGAAAAAGGCAAACTCACGCCGATTGAATTCCGCGACGGCATCGTGAATTACGTCAAGGAACTCTTCGAACATCTGCGTCAAAAATACGGCAGCCAATTCGAACGCGAAACCGTCACCGACGCCATTCCTTGCCCGAAATGTTCCAGTCCGCTCGAAATTACGCCGTGGGGCTATGTCTGCAAAAACGAAGAATGCGGTTTCAAGGCAGGCCACACGATTGCCGGCCGCACACTGAGCCACGCCGAAATGGCGACACTCCTGAAAACCGGCAAGTCCGATTTGCTTAGCGGCTTCAAGAGCAAAAAAGGAACAACATTCAGTGCCACGCTCACATTAGGCGATGACGGCAACATCGGTTTTGAATTTTCCGACGACGCCCGCGCCAAAACGCCAACCAATTACAAGTGCCCCAAGTGCGGCAAAACATTGCTCGATTCCGGCAACCGCCTCATCTGCGAAGGGAGCGACGTCACCACATCAAACAACGAAAATGGCGACCCGACGCTCACGCCGGACACCGCCCCGACTTGCGACTTCGTCTTTTACAAGACAATTGCCGGGCATGTTATGAGCGACGAAGAAATTGCGGAACTTTTCAACAACGGCACGACGCAAATCATCAGCGGATTCTTGACCAAGAAAGGCACGACTTTCAACGCAAAAGTCGTCTGGGACAAAGATTTCAAGGCGACATTCGCTTTCGAGAACGACGGTCATTTCCATGGCACCGAAACCAAGTTCAACTGTCCGCTCTGCAAAAAGAAACTCGAAGAAAACAAGAACGCCATTTTCTGCCCCGCTTGTAACTTCACCTTGTTCAAATCCGTTGCGGGCAAAAAGCTCCGCGTAGCAGACATCAAGGCTCTCCTCACCGGCGGCAAGACCGAACTTTTAACCGGATTCAAGAGCAAGAAGGGAACGGAGTTCGATGCCTACTTAAAGCTCGGTGAAGACGGTCGCACGAATTTTGAATTTGTCCATAGAGACCTTCCCTGCCCTTGCTGCGGCGACCAACTGCGATTCCGTAGCGGCACGACCACGCAAACGCCAAACGGCGAAGTGCAAACGCTTGCGGCATACGTGTGCATGAACCCCGCCTGCAATTACGGGATTCCCAAAATATTCTTCAAACGAGAATTTTCCGACGAAGAAGTCGAAACGCTCCTCAAGAACAAATCCACGCCTATCCTTGAACCGTTCAAAAAGAACGATACGACATTCAGGGCAGCGCTAGAACTACGCGAAGGCGGCAAAATTGCGTTCAACAAGCTTACCGTGGAAGTGATTAAGAAGGGGTAA
- a CDS encoding tetratricopeptide repeat protein translates to MKLRVDFIKMSAIGLAVACTSSFAKSTDTQYQQNDWFAEFGGNTSMYVNPAGISEADQLEFSAAFFSSTDGETSQEYVSLTYPIDYKHTLGISLFENDAPIEGGESYSEIAAQFGYAYRLFHLLSLGVNLDVLYINQFDKNYQLKVNADVGMSWNPLASSKYGHLLIGVAVQNLLAPVVDEADDAYKLPMNLNLSLFYRGFNRLLELKAEFSILDLIHDSKEGKGCDLEMSFSLTYYLFSHLGIRARFTKEGNPVLGATINFKDLSIFRYLALDLEMSHDDLRAKKNRGFVWAAKLTTRFGDTREEKIGEERYRRLKTEPENDYNAAKSLYLNRQFLDAAYAFGEIQTKYPTFRLVDQAAFYEAKSFENLCMHKAAREIYRDAIKRYPQSNLLAKYHFQLMNMDYKEGKYTEALNKYQIFAQKFGKSDAKADADYIAGQIKFEQGLYQESIDLHASILLGNANYLYARYTMGIANSRMSKFDEAENCFRDITEQPVSNKSERDIQNAAKVKLGHLFFSGEKPDIAAAAQMYGQVPKDSPVFDEAMLGIAWAFIKANKPDEAIKYAKWIINNLPESFLVSEAYLVVGYCQFIKKNYQDAIEALNQAENRTEQPIVSVASRDSARQAYDAMQSLFDSVQVLALDFASQLPTPRVESKRKALRPTLDKASQAIEDYASFMQRAIQSDRFESNRKRILDDAGFPLGPPRPHPRPYRPYDNPPIEDLSDLE, encoded by the coding sequence ATGAAGTTGCGAGTTGATTTCATCAAGATGTCCGCTATCGGACTTGCCGTAGCCTGCACCTCTTCGTTTGCAAAATCCACCGACACGCAGTATCAGCAAAATGATTGGTTTGCCGAATTTGGAGGCAACACCTCGATGTATGTGAACCCGGCTGGGATTTCTGAAGCCGATCAGCTCGAATTCAGCGCAGCATTCTTTAGCTCCACTGATGGCGAAACTAGCCAGGAATACGTCAGCTTGACGTACCCGATTGACTACAAGCACACTTTGGGCATCTCCCTTTTTGAAAATGATGCGCCCATTGAAGGCGGCGAATCTTATAGCGAAATTGCAGCTCAGTTTGGTTACGCGTACAGACTTTTCCACTTACTCTCTCTTGGCGTCAATCTCGATGTACTTTACATCAACCAGTTTGATAAAAACTATCAGCTCAAGGTTAATGCTGATGTAGGCATGAGCTGGAACCCGCTTGCGTCTTCAAAGTATGGACACTTGCTCATCGGCGTTGCTGTGCAGAACCTGCTAGCTCCGGTTGTCGACGAAGCTGATGACGCTTACAAGCTTCCGATGAATTTGAACCTCTCTTTGTTCTATCGCGGATTCAATCGTCTTCTCGAATTGAAGGCCGAATTCTCCATTTTGGACCTCATCCACGATTCTAAAGAAGGCAAGGGTTGCGACCTCGAAATGAGCTTTTCCTTGACCTATTATCTTTTTTCGCACCTCGGGATTCGCGCTCGCTTTACAAAGGAAGGCAATCCGGTCCTCGGAGCGACAATTAATTTCAAGGACTTGAGCATCTTCCGTTACCTCGCTCTTGATCTCGAAATGTCCCACGACGACCTCAGGGCTAAAAAGAACCGTGGTTTTGTGTGGGCAGCCAAGCTCACGACCCGATTCGGTGACACCCGCGAAGAAAAAATCGGCGAAGAACGTTATCGTCGCTTGAAAACCGAACCCGAAAATGACTACAATGCAGCAAAGAGCCTTTACTTGAACCGTCAGTTTTTGGACGCTGCATACGCCTTCGGTGAAATCCAGACCAAGTACCCGACATTCCGCCTTGTGGACCAGGCCGCATTCTACGAGGCAAAGTCCTTTGAAAACCTCTGTATGCACAAAGCGGCTAGGGAAATTTACCGCGACGCCATCAAGCGCTATCCGCAGAGTAACCTACTCGCCAAGTATCACTTTCAGTTGATGAACATGGACTATAAGGAAGGCAAGTACACGGAAGCTTTGAACAAGTACCAGATTTTCGCCCAGAAGTTCGGCAAAAGCGATGCGAAGGCTGACGCAGACTACATTGCCGGTCAGATCAAGTTCGAACAGGGTCTCTATCAGGAATCCATTGACCTACACGCATCCATCCTTCTTGGTAATGCGAACTACCTCTACGCCCGCTATACCATGGGTATCGCTAACAGTCGAATGAGCAAGTTTGACGAAGCCGAGAACTGTTTCCGCGATATTACGGAACAGCCGGTTTCCAACAAGTCCGAACGTGACATACAGAATGCCGCCAAAGTCAAGCTCGGCCACCTCTTCTTCTCTGGTGAAAAGCCGGACATCGCAGCGGCCGCTCAGATGTATGGTCAAGTCCCAAAAGACTCTCCGGTGTTCGACGAAGCGATGCTCGGTATCGCATGGGCCTTTATCAAGGCCAACAAGCCGGATGAAGCTATAAAGTACGCCAAATGGATTATAAACAACCTTCCTGAATCTTTCCTCGTATCTGAAGCATATCTCGTGGTCGGTTACTGCCAGTTCATCAAGAAGAATTATCAGGATGCCATTGAAGCCTTGAATCAGGCTGAAAATCGCACGGAACAGCCAATTGTGTCCGTCGCTTCTCGCGACAGTGCTCGTCAGGCTTACGATGCAATGCAGAGCCTGTTCGACTCCGTTCAGGTTCTTGCCTTGGATTTTGCAAGCCAGTTACCGACGCCACGTGTGGAAAGCAAGCGTAAAGCATTACGTCCGACGTTAGACAAGGCCAGTCAGGCTATAGAAGATTACGCTTCGTTCATGCAGAGAGCTATCCAAAGTGACCGCTTCGAATCCAACCGTAAACGTATCTTGGATGATGCAGGCTTTCCACTGGGTCCACCTCGACCACATCCTCGACCTTATCGACCTTATGATAATCCGCCCATCGAAGATTTAAGCGATTTAGAATAA
- the leuA2 gene encoding 2-isopropylmalate synthase LeuA2: MTETRKPFFYDVTLRDGNQALPKPWNNAQKKDVYLLLLKLGVQGAEVGFPASSEMDFESVMELAKLTAQMAEEGDETAKNVVVSGLARCIESDIQRCWEAVQYAPHPRIHTFLATSPLSMENVLHMTPEQVKEKAVKCVKFAKSLVGDKGDVEFSAEHFGDCLENMDFVIDVLKAVVEAGATTINLPNTVERYRPKLYVDQVKQVYEALPKNITISVHCHNDLGMATAATVESFFVGATQLEVALNGLGERCGNTNFYEVAIGLHNSGVETGLHLERIYETAILVSHWSGVPIYIRAPLIGTEAIVHRSGIHQDGASKTKDMKKGAYRPIDYSIIGRNQNDTLSFTSQSGRTAVYEIITKFGYKMTLQEASKLQPVLKRLSEAEGELSAERVLDVFREQFVNVNGRLVFNNIEVIPDENRFIFHFKKDGEALVKSVTAEGPIEAALMLMREIGMPVELVKYRQLVVPEKDKLWAGRGLSRIVLKANGEEVEGRGVSSDTLKANMRALFGGVNLLYKK; this comes from the coding sequence ATGACTGAAACGAGAAAACCATTCTTCTATGACGTAACACTGCGTGATGGTAACCAGGCTCTTCCGAAGCCCTGGAACAACGCCCAGAAAAAAGATGTTTATCTGTTGCTCTTGAAGCTCGGTGTGCAAGGTGCCGAAGTCGGTTTCCCTGCGTCTAGCGAAATGGATTTTGAATCGGTCATGGAACTTGCAAAGCTCACCGCGCAGATGGCGGAAGAAGGCGATGAAACCGCAAAGAACGTCGTGGTTTCGGGCCTCGCTCGCTGCATCGAAAGCGATATCCAGCGCTGCTGGGAAGCGGTCCAGTACGCTCCGCATCCGCGCATCCATACGTTCCTCGCGACAAGCCCCTTGTCCATGGAAAACGTGCTGCACATGACGCCTGAACAGGTCAAGGAAAAGGCCGTGAAGTGCGTGAAGTTTGCAAAGTCGCTCGTTGGTGACAAGGGCGATGTGGAATTCAGCGCTGAACATTTTGGCGACTGCCTCGAAAACATGGATTTTGTGATCGACGTTCTGAAGGCTGTTGTCGAAGCCGGTGCTACGACGATCAACCTGCCGAACACGGTGGAACGTTACCGCCCGAAGCTCTATGTGGATCAGGTCAAGCAGGTTTACGAAGCTCTGCCCAAGAACATCACGATTTCTGTGCATTGCCATAACGACCTCGGCATGGCAACGGCTGCTACTGTCGAAAGTTTCTTTGTCGGTGCAACTCAGCTGGAAGTCGCCTTGAACGGCCTCGGCGAACGTTGCGGCAACACGAACTTCTACGAAGTGGCTATTGGCCTGCACAATTCCGGTGTCGAAACGGGACTGCATCTCGAACGCATTTACGAAACTGCAATTCTCGTGAGCCACTGGAGCGGCGTGCCTATATACATCCGCGCTCCGTTGATCGGTACCGAAGCCATCGTCCACCGCAGCGGCATCCACCAGGATGGCGCTTCCAAGACGAAGGACATGAAGAAGGGCGCTTACCGCCCGATTGATTACTCGATCATCGGCCGTAACCAGAACGATACGCTCAGCTTCACGAGCCAGAGCGGCCGCACCGCCGTGTACGAAATCATCACGAAGTTCGGCTACAAGATGACCTTGCAGGAAGCTTCCAAGTTGCAGCCGGTGCTGAAGCGCTTGAGCGAAGCCGAAGGCGAACTCAGTGCCGAACGCGTGCTCGACGTGTTCCGCGAACAGTTCGTCAACGTGAACGGTCGCTTGGTGTTCAACAACATCGAAGTTATCCCGGACGAAAACCGCTTCATTTTCCACTTCAAGAAGGATGGTGAAGCGCTTGTGAAGTCCGTGACGGCCGAAGGTCCGATCGAAGCTGCCCTCATGCTCATGCGTGAAATCGGCATGCCGGTCGAGCTTGTGAAGTACCGCCAGCTCGTCGTTCCTGAAAAGGATAAGCTGTGGGCAGGTCGTGGCTTAAGCCGCATTGTCTTGAAGGCTAACGGCGAAGAAGTTGAAGGTCGCGGTGTCTCGAGCGATACGCTCAAGGCGAACATGCGTGCTCTCTTCGGCGGCGTGAACTTGCTGTATAAGAAGTAA
- a CDS encoding fibrobacter succinogenes major paralogous domain-containing protein, with protein MNKRIAYFSFVCILLSSFIACGDDPLTVTIPENSSEAESSSSVESSSDSSSSKKEEPSEKSSSSAKSSSSSKKTQSSSCSLASSSSVSSSSSKNVVENYPDAEVRVSGTYDCSKYSCVTTEFLNQNILEAKEYGEVLDPRDGKVYKTVQIASHVWMAQNLNYETEESYCYKGEDEYCAKYGRLYKWSDAVDSAECDYGTFCSLSTNVQGVCPNGWHLPSEDEWKKLFEFIGTYGSTTNIMWAGKKLKSRTGWQGDGNGADDYGFSAYPTGYKVSVSGKSAMEGTNMYAWTATEYAKDGAKYVKMSHNLDEVGFYQSKEALLSVRCLKNSRSASGEWAILPKFQSDYGEVITSKDDYLNPDVYYDSIVDPRDGQVYKTAKIDSMVWMAQNLNYADSAKTPSLLGQSWCYNDDDSYCKVGGRLYTWAAAIDSVKLATRENNPLTCGLGEHCKFNDEKVQGLCPDGWHLPSEREWYSIMMKLGTQTGAGAALKAQHGWRARNGSDDFGFSFLPVGGRFSSRDGSYPDNFNYAGEEAFFWASTSYDEERAYRMNVTYSGDIAHLGYYPKYFGHPIRCVKN; from the coding sequence ATGAATAAGCGCATTGCGTATTTTTCTTTCGTCTGTATTCTTTTGTCTAGTTTCATTGCTTGTGGTGATGATCCATTGACAGTTACCATTCCCGAAAATAGTTCGGAAGCAGAATCTAGCAGCTCCGTTGAATCATCCTCAGATTCTAGCAGTTCTAAAAAAGAGGAACCTAGCGAAAAATCGAGTTCCAGTGCAAAATCTTCTAGCAGTTCTAAAAAAACTCAGTCATCAAGCTGCAGCTTGGCTAGCTCGAGTTCTGTAAGTTCTTCTAGCTCTAAGAATGTTGTCGAAAATTATCCTGATGCCGAAGTGCGTGTTTCCGGAACTTACGATTGTTCCAAATATTCTTGCGTTACAACTGAGTTTTTGAATCAGAACATCCTCGAAGCTAAAGAGTACGGCGAAGTGCTCGATCCGCGTGATGGCAAGGTTTACAAGACTGTTCAAATTGCCTCTCATGTATGGATGGCGCAAAACCTGAATTACGAAACAGAAGAAAGTTACTGCTATAAAGGCGAAGACGAGTATTGCGCTAAGTATGGCCGTCTGTATAAATGGAGCGATGCCGTAGATAGTGCAGAATGTGATTACGGAACATTCTGTTCTTTATCGACAAATGTGCAAGGCGTTTGCCCCAATGGGTGGCATTTACCGTCTGAAGATGAATGGAAGAAATTGTTTGAATTTATAGGAACTTACGGTTCTACCACCAATATTATGTGGGCTGGCAAGAAGCTCAAGTCTAGGACCGGTTGGCAAGGTGACGGCAACGGTGCCGATGATTATGGATTTTCGGCTTACCCGACTGGGTATAAGGTGAGTGTTAGTGGAAAGTCTGCGATGGAAGGCACTAACATGTACGCATGGACCGCGACGGAATACGCCAAGGATGGTGCAAAGTATGTGAAGATGTCCCACAATCTTGATGAAGTTGGGTTTTATCAGAGCAAGGAAGCTTTGTTATCTGTCCGTTGTCTGAAAAATAGTCGTTCCGCATCCGGAGAATGGGCGATCCTTCCCAAGTTCCAAAGTGACTATGGCGAGGTCATAACCTCTAAGGACGATTATCTGAATCCCGATGTTTATTATGATTCAATCGTTGACCCCCGCGATGGACAGGTCTATAAGACTGCGAAAATTGATAGCATGGTGTGGATGGCTCAGAATCTGAACTACGCCGATAGCGCCAAAACGCCGAGCCTTTTGGGGCAGTCTTGGTGCTACAATGATGATGATAGCTACTGCAAGGTGGGCGGTCGCCTTTATACTTGGGCTGCCGCGATTGATTCTGTCAAGCTCGCTACAAGGGAGAATAATCCGTTGACGTGTGGCTTAGGGGAACACTGCAAATTTAATGATGAAAAAGTGCAGGGGCTTTGCCCGGATGGTTGGCATTTGCCAAGTGAAAGGGAATGGTATTCCATTATGATGAAGCTTGGAACCCAGACCGGTGCTGGTGCAGCTCTCAAGGCTCAACACGGGTGGAGAGCCAGAAATGGCTCGGACGATTTTGGCTTTTCTTTTTTGCCTGTTGGCGGTCGTTTTTCCAGTCGAGATGGCAGTTATCCTGACAATTTTAATTATGCTGGAGAAGAAGCGTTCTTTTGGGCATCGACTTCTTATGATGAGGAGCGCGCTTATCGTATGAATGTTACTTATTCAGGTGATATAGCTCATTTGGGTTATTATCCCAAGTATTTTGGTCATCCGATTCGTTGCGTGAAAAACTAA
- a CDS encoding pyridoxal phosphate-dependent aminotransferase, with the protein MLSSRLPKDLSPSPFFAELERAKADAFAECANADALPFIDMTVSSPVKAGLPVDLDDAVDEGRKAFGNWSPDAAGWKSAREAVVEYYRERGGNFTAGQIILTASTSEAYSVLFKTFCDPGDVILTPMPGYPLLDTLAQLEHLECAPYFLKLKRETASSAARSRNDKTPAGKTAKFRFVLDSDSLLAAPEHAKILLLVSPHNPTGHCVSREEWNEAVRFCEENNMILVVDEVFGDYAFSDKVSRTWQYVFGERENVILDPGMPSAIGEGIWDAGGGDFINLPENGPKCPIFWLNGLSKAVGSPQLKLGWMAFYAPRENFEEIRAALEFVEDAYLSVSAPAQALGISLLPKAAAYESKVLDRLQQNWQTLREAFPSKYCPEVLGGWYAVVRLGEDDEELTLRLLREKHVLVQPGFFFDFDEDGWVVMSLLQDPAIFKEAIQRIKQ; encoded by the coding sequence ATGCTCTCGTCTCGACTTCCAAAAGACCTTTCTCCATCGCCCTTCTTTGCTGAACTGGAACGCGCAAAAGCCGATGCTTTTGCAGAGTGCGCAAACGCGGATGCGCTTCCGTTTATCGACATGACGGTAAGCTCGCCTGTGAAGGCTGGTTTGCCGGTGGATTTGGATGATGCGGTTGATGAAGGTCGTAAAGCTTTTGGCAATTGGAGTCCAGATGCGGCGGGTTGGAAGTCGGCTCGTGAGGCGGTGGTGGAATATTACCGTGAACGCGGTGGTAACTTTACGGCAGGGCAAATCATCCTTACCGCAAGTACGAGCGAAGCTTATTCTGTGCTTTTCAAGACGTTCTGCGATCCGGGCGATGTGATTTTGACGCCGATGCCCGGCTATCCGCTGCTTGATACGCTTGCGCAACTTGAGCATTTGGAATGCGCACCGTATTTTTTGAAGTTAAAACGAGAGACAGCATCGAGTGCTGCGCGTTCTCGCAATGACAAAACGCCTGCGGGAAAGACTGCGAAATTCCGTTTTGTCCTGGATTCCGATAGCCTCTTGGCGGCGCCGGAACATGCAAAAATCTTGCTTCTCGTTTCGCCGCATAACCCGACGGGTCATTGTGTCTCGCGCGAAGAATGGAACGAGGCGGTGCGATTCTGCGAAGAGAACAATATGATTCTCGTCGTCGATGAAGTCTTTGGCGATTACGCCTTCTCGGATAAAGTCTCGCGCACTTGGCAATATGTTTTTGGCGAGAGGGAGAATGTCATCCTCGACCCTGGAATGCCTAGCGCGATAGGGGAGGGAATCTGGGATGCTGGTGGAGGCGACTTTATCAACCTTCCCGAAAACGGTCCGAAGTGCCCAATCTTTTGGCTGAATGGTCTCAGCAAAGCCGTTGGCTCGCCGCAGCTAAAGCTCGGCTGGATGGCGTTCTACGCCCCGCGCGAAAATTTCGAAGAAATTCGCGCGGCTCTCGAATTCGTCGAAGACGCATACTTGAGCGTCTCGGCGCCAGCGCAGGCGCTTGGCATTTCGCTTTTGCCCAAAGCCGCCGCTTACGAATCCAAGGTCCTTGATCGCTTGCAGCAGAATTGGCAGACGCTCCGCGAAGCGTTCCCGTCCAAGTATTGCCCTGAAGTTCTCGGTGGCTGGTACGCTGTTGTGCGTCTTGGCGAAGACGATGAAGAACTCACGCTTCGCTTGCTTCGCGAAAAGCATGTGCTTGTACAGCCGGGCTTCTTCTTTGATTTCGATGAAGACGGTTGGGTCGTGATGAGCTTATTGCAAGACCCTGCGATTTTCAAAGAAGCGATTCAACGCATTAAGCAATAA